DNA from Triplophysa dalaica isolate WHDGS20190420 chromosome 21, ASM1584641v1, whole genome shotgun sequence:
TAAAGTCGTCTGTGAGTGATGACGGTGAAGCTGAATGAAGAGGTCCTTGTGAgattctttgtgtttgtgtggagtgtatgtttagtgtgtgtgtggagttgtgATCCTGTCCAATCATAAATCAACTCACTGCATTCTGTTGAAACCTCTGCAGTGCCTTTGCTTTCACGCATTTTACCCTCTGACGCCTGCAAGATCTACAAACAGGGCATCAACATCCGGTACGTTTCATAACAACCAAAAAGAGTCAATCAATGATAAGTTGAATATTAATGATGAATTATAGTTTACTCATCTtgagtagcacgggaacatttgtagtaaaagacaaaaatacattctatgggtcaaaattatagatttttcttttatgccaaaaatcattagtatttgaaataaagatcatgttccatgatgatattaagtaaattccctacattaaatatatcaaaactttatgtttgtgagtggatgttctgtcacagtgcctctgattaacaaattcaaagggcaattttctcaatctttgttttttttacactctcagattcctgagatttaaactgttgtatctcaaccagatattgtcctaaTATAACTACTCACAAATCAATAGAAATCAGATTATGTCAAAATCAATTTTAGACTGGTTTTCTCGTCCAAGGTCAcatatatgtttaataaaactgacGTCAGGAGATCAGATGAAGAATTTTTCTGATCAACTTTATAAAAACGGTCATGTTTCTGTGTTGTGTGATCATCACATGACTTGAGATTTGTTGTTTAACAGTAACATCAATCATCACATTGGATGTTTTCTGATGTTTTCAGTTTGGACACGACACTAATCGATTTCACAGATATGAAGTGTCAGAGAGGAGATCTGAGCTTCATCTTCACCGGTGACGCGCTTCCGTCCGAGTCCTTCGTGGTCCTGGACAACGAGCAGAAGGTTTATCAGCGGATCCATCATGAGGTCACTTTCACGTTTGTTTGGTTTCAGCAGCACTTTGATGGATGTTGATATTGAATAATCTGTAGACACAGAAGCTTGACTCGTGTGGTGTTTCGGGTGGTTTTTAGGAGTCCGAGATGGAGACAGAAGAAGAGGTGGACATCCTCATGAGCAGCGATGTCTACTCGGCCACTCTCTCCACGAAATCCATCACTTTCTCACGGGCGCAGACCGGCTGGCTCTTCAGAGAggataaaacggtcagttcccATCCCGCCGTCTCATGACCCGCTGAGTTTGATGTGATGGGAAACTGAGTCTGTGTTTGCTTCAGGAGCGCGTTGGGAACTTTCTGGCGGATTTCTACATGGTGAACGGCCTGGTCCTGGAGTCCAGAAAGAGACGCGAGCACCTGACGGAGGAGGACATTCTGCGGAATAAAGCCATCATGGAGAGCTTTAGTAAGGGAGGAAATCTCATCGAACAGAACTTCGAGGTGAGCTTTTCTCAGGTTGCCGTGGTTACCGAGTTTAAAATGAGAGAATATGGCTGTGTTACGTATGAAGTGAAAATAATGCactttcatcagaacaaatacatggAGAAGCGTTATTGTCTGTCTGAAATATAATCAAAAGGGAAGAGTCACACGGGGAATGAAGTCATTCACTGCAAATCTCTTTCTGTGTCTCTGATAGCCGGTGAGGCGTCAGTCGCTGGCCGCTCCGTCTCCAAACACTATATCATGGGAAGAGTACATCACCACTGAGACTGGAAAGTATGTGTGAACACGCGTGTgcttctgtaaaacacacatgatgacGTGTGTCGGAGTGCAGTCATGTCATCTCAGATGTTCTTGTCTTGTCAGAGCTCCTCATCTGGGCCGTGAGCTGGTGTGCAAAGAAAGCAAGAAGAACTTCAAGGCGACTGTAGCCATGAGTCAGGACTTTCCTCTGGGCATCGAGtcgtaagtgtgtgtgtgtgtgtgtgtgtgtgtgtagatcaCATGAGTGACCCATCAGATCACAATCgtctcatttcattttttctgcaggttgttaaatgttttggaGGTCGTCGCACCTTTCAAGCACTTTAATAAACTCAGAGAATTTGTTCAAATGAAACTCCCTCCCGGATTTCCTGTTAAACTAggtaaacacacgcacacacagatgcaaacacaacaacacacacacatacaccaacacgcaaacacacacaccaacacatgcaaacacacaaaaacaaacacacagtgaaTTAAACTTCATTCAAGTTCGTTTGGAACGACTGTAACAATGATTTTAAAAGGAAACACTTTATTTGTGTAATCTACTTTTAGTGTCTGGCAGAAATCAGATTCCTATAAAATGtctgattttataaatatactataatattCTTCTTTTTGAGACTGAACGTGTCCGtatgatggtgatgatgtgtgtttttcttggCAGACATCCCCGTGTTCCCCACCATTAGTGCCACCGTGACCTTTCAGGAGTTCCGTTACGATGAATTCGACGCCTCCATATTTACAATTCCCAGTGACTACAAAGAAGATCCCAGTCGATTTCCAGACCTCTGAGCTGTCCTGTGTTCCCTCTCACTCCCCGACCTCACATCTCAACTTCATCTCACCGAGGCCCGACGTC
Protein-coding regions in this window:
- the ankrd13c gene encoding ankyrin repeat domain-containing protein 13C — its product is MTGEKIRSVRKERKSGLDLLEPDEEPAATGPVKANKTNKIFSNHKIIRSGSHQNHSDTDSVYPVHECVFRGDVRKLSSLIRTQNIAQKDVHGNTPLHLAVMMGHKECAHLLLAHNAPVKVKNAQGWSPLAEAISYGDRQMITALLRKLKQQSRETVEDKRPRLLKALKELGDFYLELHWDFQSWVPLLSRILPSDACKIYKQGINIRLDTTLIDFTDMKCQRGDLSFIFTGDALPSESFVVLDNEQKVYQRIHHEESEMETEEEVDILMSSDVYSATLSTKSITFSRAQTGWLFREDKTERVGNFLADFYMVNGLVLESRKRREHLTEEDILRNKAIMESFSKGGNLIEQNFEPVRRQSLAAPSPNTISWEEYITTETGKAPHLGRELVCKESKKNFKATVAMSQDFPLGIESLLNVLEVVAPFKHFNKLREFVQMKLPPGFPVKLDIPVFPTISATVTFQEFRYDEFDASIFTIPSDYKEDPSRFPDL